Proteins co-encoded in one Bremerella sp. TYQ1 genomic window:
- a CDS encoding RNA polymerase sigma factor — translation MASPPSATKTASEAHEVATHAQSAFVEYDRAKVAEEDALLIQAIQNNDREALGAFVQRQQGFVFGYLRSRMVDPTDADDLCQEVFLRCLAGKVRFRGDVPVRPWLLGVARNVLREHIRRNKRRKEVEWTELCLELDALTEDDPSDYRTVHAWLHSCIDNLGHSAHEALKMHYFARLKMAQIADKMRRSEGAVKLLVFRARQALKECVTRKSRIASDE, via the coding sequence ATGGCATCACCTCCTTCCGCAACAAAGACGGCAAGCGAAGCCCACGAGGTCGCGACGCATGCGCAGTCCGCGTTCGTGGAATACGACCGTGCCAAGGTCGCCGAGGAAGATGCGTTGTTAATCCAAGCGATTCAAAACAACGATCGCGAGGCACTCGGTGCGTTCGTCCAGCGTCAGCAAGGGTTCGTCTTCGGCTACCTCCGCTCGCGGATGGTCGACCCAACCGATGCGGATGATCTTTGCCAGGAAGTGTTTCTCCGCTGCCTGGCCGGAAAAGTTCGATTTCGTGGCGATGTTCCGGTTCGGCCATGGCTGCTGGGAGTTGCCCGGAACGTTTTGCGGGAACACATTCGCCGCAACAAACGCCGCAAGGAAGTCGAGTGGACCGAACTTTGTTTAGAACTCGACGCTCTGACCGAAGACGATCCTTCCGATTACCGGACCGTCCATGCCTGGCTACACTCCTGTATCGATAATCTCGGCCATTCCGCACACGAAGCGTTGAAGATGCATTACTTCGCTCGCCTCAAAATGGCCCAAATTGCCGACAAGATGCGACGTAGCGAAGGCGCCGTCAAGCTCTTAGTCTTCCGTGCCCGGCAAGCTCTGAAAGAATGCGTCACCCGAAAGTCGCGGATTGCCTCGGATGAATGA
- a CDS encoding Gfo/Idh/MocA family protein — protein sequence MSSSQNRRNFMKLTAAAGAGFWAAAGVQAQETKSPNEKINFASIGIGGKGSSDSNDAGRAGNMVAIVDIDKERLEQAAVRYPDAKKYTDYRAMLTEMGDKIDAVTVSTPDHSHAPASAMAMKMGKHCFTQKPLTHSIWEARRLGEIAKENKVVTQMGNQGTAERGVRRASEIIQGGAIGNVQEVHVWTNRPVWPQGVAKPETQPVPEHIDWEMFIGPAPYREYADAYHPFKWRGWWDFGTGALGDMACHTFNMAFMALNLRDPVSVEAESSGHNGQTYPKWSVIKFEFPELNGRAPLTMYWYDGGKLPAPELTKDLPLNNGKLSSSGSLLIGDAGKIYSPNDYGAKFHLLPEEKFKDYEGPEESIPRSPGHFKEFVEGIKGGPEPMSNFPNYAGPLSETILLGNLSVWTTGESGKGKVIEWDAKNLEAKNAPEVAEIIKPKYREGWADLI from the coding sequence ATGAGTTCTAGCCAGAATCGTCGTAACTTCATGAAGCTGACGGCCGCGGCCGGTGCCGGCTTCTGGGCCGCTGCTGGCGTGCAAGCCCAAGAAACCAAATCCCCCAACGAGAAAATCAACTTTGCCAGTATCGGCATCGGCGGTAAGGGCTCGAGCGACTCGAATGACGCTGGTCGTGCCGGCAATATGGTTGCCATTGTCGACATCGACAAAGAACGCCTCGAACAAGCGGCTGTCCGCTATCCCGACGCGAAGAAGTACACTGACTACCGCGCAATGCTGACCGAAATGGGCGACAAGATCGACGCCGTCACCGTCAGCACGCCAGATCATTCGCACGCGCCGGCTTCGGCCATGGCGATGAAGATGGGCAAGCACTGCTTCACGCAGAAGCCGCTGACCCACAGCATCTGGGAAGCACGTCGCCTTGGCGAAATCGCGAAGGAAAACAAAGTTGTCACGCAGATGGGCAACCAAGGTACCGCCGAACGTGGCGTTCGTCGTGCTTCGGAAATCATCCAAGGTGGTGCCATCGGCAACGTGCAGGAAGTTCACGTCTGGACGAACCGCCCAGTCTGGCCGCAAGGCGTCGCCAAGCCAGAAACCCAACCGGTTCCTGAGCACATCGACTGGGAAATGTTCATCGGCCCAGCACCTTACCGTGAATACGCCGACGCTTATCACCCATTCAAATGGCGTGGTTGGTGGGACTTCGGTACCGGGGCTCTCGGTGACATGGCTTGCCATACGTTCAACATGGCGTTCATGGCTCTTAACTTGCGTGACCCAGTTTCGGTTGAAGCCGAATCGTCCGGCCACAACGGTCAGACCTATCCAAAGTGGTCGGTCATTAAGTTCGAGTTCCCAGAACTGAACGGCCGCGCGCCACTGACGATGTACTGGTACGACGGTGGTAAGCTTCCAGCTCCGGAACTGACCAAAGATCTGCCACTGAACAACGGCAAGCTGTCCAGCAGCGGTAGCCTGTTGATCGGTGACGCCGGTAAGATCTACTCGCCGAACGATTACGGTGCCAAGTTCCACTTGCTTCCGGAAGAGAAGTTCAAGGATTACGAAGGCCCAGAAGAATCGATTCCGCGATCGCCAGGTCACTTCAAGGAATTCGTGGAAGGTATCAAGGGCGGTCCAGAACCGATGTCCAACTTCCCGAACTACGCTGGTCCTCTGTCCGAAACCATTCTGTTGGGCAACCTGTCCGTTTGGACAACCGGCGAATCGGGCAAGGGTAAAGTCATCGAATGGGATGCGAAGAACCTGGAAGCTAAGAACGCTCCGGAAGTGGCTGAAATCATCAAGCCTAAGTACCGCGAAGGTTGGGCCGACTTGATCTAA
- a CDS encoding tRNA modification GTPase: MAMDLEQTIVAISSAPGIGARSIIRLSGRDAVTTALAIAESVETVPSKSARRITSGIKLPGDRIVTANFWIWPTDRSYTRQPQVEIHLLGSRPIADLILAQLRQQGARLAQPGEFTMRAFLAGRLDLTQAEGVLGVIDATGEQRFQSALRQLSGGLSGPLQLARNELIELLALLEAGLDFVEEDIEFISMEALHERVTRIYQSLDALHQQIRSRTFGQTVPKVVLLGLPNAGKSSLFNALAESDDAIISPVAGTTRDFISRKVHWHGIDIELIDTAGHENAQDDNVLGKFMEAQTRFATEDCDLAILCVDGPVGMTLQDLELGKQIPFERLQIVATKCDDEVFDCPEFASFATSTKTLRGVKALQNAILARLAELELTGSDLVPNTAVRCLGAIEATLQGLSTCLDGIAEYHSEELIASEIRFAISQLAEVVGAVYTDDVLDVIFSRFCIGK; the protein is encoded by the coding sequence ATGGCCATGGACCTCGAACAAACGATTGTCGCCATCTCGTCCGCCCCAGGCATTGGGGCGAGATCGATCATTCGCCTGAGCGGCCGCGATGCCGTAACGACCGCTTTGGCAATCGCTGAGTCGGTCGAAACGGTGCCGTCGAAATCGGCAAGACGAATCACCTCCGGCATCAAGCTTCCTGGCGACCGGATTGTGACCGCCAACTTCTGGATTTGGCCTACGGATCGAAGCTATACGCGGCAACCGCAAGTTGAAATTCACCTGCTCGGCAGTCGACCGATTGCCGATCTTATCCTGGCGCAACTCAGACAACAGGGCGCACGACTTGCCCAGCCTGGCGAGTTCACGATGCGGGCCTTCCTCGCCGGTCGGCTTGATCTGACTCAGGCCGAAGGTGTCTTGGGCGTTATCGATGCTACCGGCGAGCAGCGATTTCAATCGGCTCTGCGTCAACTCTCTGGTGGCCTGTCGGGGCCACTGCAATTGGCCAGAAACGAGTTGATTGAACTTTTGGCACTGCTGGAAGCGGGCCTCGATTTCGTAGAAGAAGACATCGAATTTATTTCGATGGAAGCACTTCACGAGCGCGTCACGCGCATCTATCAATCACTCGACGCCCTGCACCAGCAAATCCGTTCCCGAACGTTCGGTCAAACGGTTCCCAAAGTCGTTTTGCTAGGCTTACCTAACGCGGGCAAGAGCAGCCTTTTCAATGCGTTGGCCGAGTCGGATGATGCGATCATCTCTCCCGTGGCTGGGACGACGCGGGACTTTATCTCCAGAAAGGTTCATTGGCATGGAATCGACATCGAATTGATCGACACGGCCGGCCACGAAAACGCCCAGGACGATAACGTTTTGGGAAAATTTATGGAGGCCCAAACCCGATTTGCGACTGAGGATTGCGACCTGGCAATACTGTGCGTGGACGGACCAGTTGGGATGACACTGCAAGACTTGGAACTTGGCAAGCAAATTCCGTTCGAACGTTTACAAATCGTGGCAACGAAGTGTGACGACGAAGTGTTCGATTGCCCTGAATTCGCCTCATTCGCAACGAGTACAAAAACTCTACGAGGCGTTAAAGCCTTACAAAATGCGATTCTCGCAAGATTGGCCGAGCTAGAGCTGACCGGCAGCGATTTAGTCCCGAACACGGCGGTACGGTGCCTGGGAGCGATCGAGGCAACACTCCAGGGCCTTTCCACCTGTTTGGATGGTATCGCGGAATATCACTCAGAGGAATTGATAGCTTCTGAGATTCGTTTCGCTATTTCTCAATTGGCGGAAGTGGTCGGTGCGGTCTATACGGATGACGTGTTGGACGTGATTTTCTCCCGATTTTGCATTGGGAAATAG
- a CDS encoding YidC/Oxa1 family insertase periplasmic-domain containing protein: MERRHITFLLLAASLFLTFNLLNNMNKPDEEPEVPQEELVEADADGITPIEGDGDAPQVEEEKVVYDREFATLGSVDPADGYRMLVTLDSKGGSVHRVELSNPSYQSYEHDDDGGYLGQLAFDETDGKGVKINVVGPGTPAAVAVSKTDGASNGLKPGDTIVSVNDEPITTIKSFQEVMHKTKPRGEVEVVVQRPAESEEGESQKLAFTIGLRKHPIEVIKPDMSMVPQGADGLPTVKHHPPAFLTTLAQIGSLKAKEGFSEIKNLPSLFDANWKTNQVADNEVHFELTLYPSDLKELGSNKKLRLVKKFRLTKVTDEMTAAEGFHIDYDLEIHNESSDTLSVAYKQLGPTGLPLEGWWYAHKISHGFGTAGIRDVTWESEDGGDYELFTVYSLVDRAQKEGADPNTPLYNLESNVKTKYAGVDAQYFNCTLLLDHEKSTPEINLAQATAAPIGPIDETYEPKTDCTFALQSRAYPIGGGQAVSQNFRIFAGPKTTEVLQHYGLGKVEYYGWFSPVSSVLLIVLHALHSVLQNYGLAIIVLTLMVRGAMHPISRKQAKNMQIQQALAPEIKRISDQYKDDPEGRLKAQQDLFKKHNFNPVGGCLMMFIQLPIFLGLYRALAVDFELRQAPLIPGISWCSNLAAPDQLLYWGDWMPEFLSRPTGFPSLGPYLNILPLVTVALFLVQQKLFMPPPQDEQQAMQQRIMTIMMIFMGVMFFKVPSGLCIYFITSSIWGIVERKLLPKPKNMPVVVEAKKEEVKQPRIRQAKKKK; this comes from the coding sequence GTGGAACGGCGCCACATCACATTTCTTCTTCTTGCCGCTTCGCTGTTTCTGACGTTCAATCTTTTGAACAACATGAACAAGCCGGACGAAGAACCGGAAGTCCCTCAAGAGGAACTCGTTGAAGCGGACGCCGACGGGATCACACCCATCGAAGGTGACGGAGACGCTCCTCAGGTTGAAGAAGAAAAAGTTGTTTACGACCGCGAGTTCGCTACGCTCGGTTCGGTTGATCCTGCCGACGGCTACCGAATGCTCGTCACGCTCGACTCCAAAGGGGGTTCCGTCCATCGCGTTGAACTGAGTAACCCGAGTTACCAAAGTTATGAACATGACGACGATGGTGGTTATCTCGGTCAGCTTGCCTTCGACGAAACCGATGGAAAAGGGGTAAAGATCAACGTCGTCGGTCCCGGCACTCCTGCCGCAGTTGCCGTTTCGAAAACCGATGGGGCCTCAAATGGCTTGAAGCCCGGCGATACGATTGTCTCTGTCAATGACGAGCCGATCACGACGATCAAAAGCTTCCAAGAGGTAATGCATAAAACCAAGCCTCGCGGCGAAGTCGAAGTCGTCGTTCAGCGACCGGCCGAAAGTGAAGAAGGGGAATCACAGAAGCTTGCGTTCACGATTGGCCTTCGGAAACACCCGATCGAAGTGATTAAGCCAGACATGTCGATGGTGCCTCAGGGTGCCGATGGCCTGCCGACCGTCAAGCATCATCCGCCCGCCTTTCTGACCACGCTGGCTCAGATTGGGTCGCTGAAAGCAAAAGAAGGTTTCTCAGAAATCAAAAACCTTCCTTCCCTGTTCGACGCCAACTGGAAGACGAACCAAGTCGCGGACAACGAAGTTCATTTTGAGCTGACCCTATACCCGAGCGATTTAAAAGAACTTGGTAGCAACAAGAAGTTACGATTGGTCAAGAAGTTCCGGCTTACCAAAGTCACCGACGAAATGACCGCGGCGGAAGGTTTCCATATCGACTACGACCTGGAAATCCACAATGAATCGTCTGACACACTAAGCGTCGCCTACAAACAGCTTGGCCCAACCGGCTTGCCGCTCGAAGGTTGGTGGTACGCCCATAAGATTAGCCACGGTTTTGGCACCGCTGGTATTCGCGACGTGACGTGGGAATCGGAAGATGGTGGCGACTACGAGCTGTTCACCGTTTACAGTCTCGTCGATCGAGCCCAAAAGGAAGGTGCCGACCCGAACACTCCGCTCTACAACTTAGAGAGCAATGTCAAAACGAAGTATGCCGGCGTGGACGCTCAGTACTTCAATTGCACGCTGTTGTTGGACCATGAAAAGAGCACCCCGGAAATCAACCTGGCCCAGGCAACCGCCGCTCCGATCGGTCCGATCGATGAAACGTACGAGCCAAAAACGGACTGCACGTTCGCTCTGCAGAGTCGAGCCTATCCTATCGGTGGCGGTCAGGCCGTCTCACAAAACTTCCGTATCTTCGCCGGCCCCAAGACGACCGAAGTGCTGCAGCATTACGGCTTAGGAAAAGTCGAGTATTACGGCTGGTTCAGCCCGGTCTCTTCAGTCCTGCTGATTGTCTTGCACGCACTTCATTCTGTGCTGCAAAACTATGGTCTGGCGATTATCGTGCTGACGCTGATGGTTCGTGGTGCGATGCATCCGATCAGCCGTAAGCAAGCTAAGAACATGCAGATCCAACAGGCCCTCGCTCCTGAAATCAAACGGATCAGCGATCAATACAAAGACGATCCCGAAGGACGCCTCAAAGCTCAGCAGGATCTGTTCAAGAAGCACAACTTCAACCCGGTGGGTGGGTGCTTGATGATGTTCATCCAGCTTCCGATCTTCCTCGGGCTTTACCGCGCCTTGGCAGTCGACTTTGAACTGCGTCAAGCTCCGCTGATTCCAGGCATCTCTTGGTGCTCGAACCTGGCGGCCCCTGATCAATTGCTGTATTGGGGCGATTGGATGCCAGAATTTCTGTCGCGTCCTACCGGCTTCCCAAGCCTTGGCCCTTACTTGAACATTCTGCCGCTGGTCACCGTGGCGCTGTTCCTCGTGCAGCAGAAGTTGTTCATGCCTCCGCCGCAAGACGAACAGCAGGCAATGCAGCAGCGCATCATGACCATCATGATGATTTTCATGGGCGTTATGTTCTTCAAAGTTCCGTCGGGGCTTTGTATTTACTTCATCACGTCCAGCATCTGGGGCATTGTCGAGCGTAAGCTGCTCCCTAAGCCGAAGAATATGCCGGTCGTCGTTGAGGCGAAAAAGGAAGAGGTTAAACAACCTCGGATTCGCCAAGCGAAAAAGAAGAAATAG
- a CDS encoding metallophosphoesterase produces MKTAVVSDIHGNLDALQAVLKDIESQGVDQIFCLGDVVGYGPNPRECVDIVRTFDLCILGNHDQAALFDPEGFSHGAEQAIFWTRKQLESGEDQDETLSRWHYLCGLPRTHTQDRRMFVHGSARNPLCEYVFPEDIYNPKKLEKIFALIPNVCFQGHTHVPGVFYESAQFMSPTDFEDSTYHFNGDKAMINVGSVGQPRDGNPRSCYVIVDEKTVQFRRVEYPIETVAEKIRAIDELDDSQAERLFEGH; encoded by the coding sequence ATGAAAACGGCAGTTGTCAGCGATATTCATGGCAATCTCGACGCCCTTCAGGCTGTCCTCAAGGACATCGAGTCGCAGGGCGTCGATCAGATCTTCTGCCTGGGCGATGTCGTCGGGTATGGGCCTAATCCGCGGGAATGTGTCGACATTGTGCGCACGTTCGATCTGTGCATTCTCGGCAATCACGATCAGGCAGCCCTGTTCGATCCGGAAGGATTCAGCCATGGGGCGGAACAAGCCATTTTCTGGACGCGAAAGCAGCTGGAATCTGGCGAAGACCAGGACGAAACGCTCAGTCGTTGGCATTACTTGTGTGGACTTCCGCGAACTCACACGCAAGATCGGCGCATGTTTGTGCATGGTTCCGCGAGGAATCCGTTGTGCGAATACGTTTTCCCGGAAGATATCTACAACCCAAAGAAATTGGAAAAGATATTCGCGCTGATTCCGAATGTTTGCTTCCAGGGACACACCCACGTCCCCGGTGTTTTTTACGAATCGGCTCAGTTCATGAGCCCGACTGATTTCGAGGACAGCACGTACCACTTCAACGGCGACAAAGCGATGATTAACGTCGGAAGCGTTGGCCAGCCGCGAGATGGTAATCCCCGCAGCTGCTACGTGATCGTTGACGAGAAAACGGTCCAGTTCCGTCGCGTAGAATATCCGATTGAAACGGTTGCTGAGAAAATTCGCGCGATTGACGAATTGGACGACTCGCAGGCCGAGCGATTATTCGAGGGGCACTGA
- a CDS encoding metallophosphoesterase, with translation MKRALISDIHGNLEALNAVLDDIRQQGISEIYCLGDVIGYGPNPVECLDMVRRKCAMCLLGNHDQAALFDPEGFNPVAFRAILWTRDQIDNSSGGANAVNERWDFLGELPRTHVEPSRLYVHGSPRDPTNEYVFPEDVYNQRKMENLFDRVEQFSFQGHTHIPGVFTPSLEFFGPDECDHEYRFGDEKALFNVGSVGQPRDGDPRACYVILTDESVVFRRVDYDPSVTAKKIYDTPQLDNMLGDRLRDGR, from the coding sequence GTGAAACGTGCCCTCATCAGCGACATCCACGGAAACTTGGAAGCCTTAAACGCGGTCTTGGACGACATCCGTCAGCAAGGGATTAGTGAAATCTACTGCTTGGGCGATGTTATCGGCTATGGCCCTAACCCCGTGGAATGTCTCGACATGGTGCGTCGCAAGTGTGCGATGTGCTTGCTCGGAAACCACGATCAGGCGGCTCTATTTGACCCCGAGGGGTTCAACCCAGTCGCCTTCCGCGCCATTTTGTGGACGCGTGATCAGATCGATAACTCGTCCGGCGGCGCCAATGCCGTTAACGAGCGTTGGGATTTCCTGGGGGAATTGCCCCGCACGCATGTGGAACCGAGCCGACTTTACGTGCATGGTTCGCCGCGTGATCCGACCAACGAGTACGTCTTTCCCGAAGACGTTTACAACCAACGGAAGATGGAGAATTTGTTCGACCGCGTCGAGCAGTTCAGCTTCCAAGGTCATACGCATATTCCTGGGGTTTTTACGCCAAGTCTCGAATTTTTCGGGCCTGACGAATGCGATCACGAATATCGCTTCGGCGACGAAAAGGCGTTGTTCAACGTCGGTAGCGTCGGACAGCCGCGCGATGGCGATCCTCGCGCGTGTTACGTGATTTTGACCGACGAATCGGTCGTGTTCCGCCGTGTTGATTACGATCCAAGCGTGACCGCGAAAAAGATCTACGATACTCCTCAGCTCGACAACATGCTGGGCGATCGCCTGCGTGACGGCCGATAA
- the tsaB gene encoding tRNA (adenosine(37)-N6)-threonylcarbamoyltransferase complex dimerization subunit type 1 TsaB has translation MKTLAIDTSTRQSSLALFMGSELVASQWLDPALPTTQAITPLLQQLIEEAGWKPSELQLVIVAQGPGSFTGLRIGVMTAKTIAYVAGATTVGVNTLRTIAQRCDDHVSRLHVVMDAQRKQFFHAAFERNESGTYVEVQPTQIVDDKQFMESLDAGESITGPGLKNKLSFLPEGVRVVDENEWAPTAEAVGRVGVTDFLAGRSDDFWSLNPNYYRKSAAEEKLENDSS, from the coding sequence TTGAAGACTCTCGCTATCGATACCTCGACTCGGCAAAGCTCGCTTGCTCTTTTTATGGGCAGTGAACTTGTGGCATCGCAATGGCTCGACCCGGCGTTGCCTACAACACAAGCGATTACGCCACTTTTGCAGCAGTTGATCGAAGAGGCCGGGTGGAAGCCGTCCGAGCTCCAGCTTGTCATCGTCGCCCAAGGGCCAGGTTCCTTTACGGGGCTGCGCATCGGCGTAATGACTGCTAAGACAATCGCTTACGTCGCAGGGGCTACCACCGTTGGCGTGAACACTTTGAGGACTATTGCTCAGCGCTGTGACGACCATGTGTCCCGTTTGCATGTGGTGATGGATGCTCAGCGGAAGCAGTTTTTTCATGCTGCGTTCGAGCGGAACGAGTCAGGCACTTACGTCGAAGTGCAACCGACGCAAATCGTGGATGACAAACAGTTTATGGAATCGCTGGACGCCGGAGAATCGATCACCGGGCCAGGGCTGAAGAATAAATTATCGTTTCTGCCGGAAGGGGTTCGTGTCGTTGACGAGAACGAATGGGCTCCGACAGCCGAAGCCGTTGGCAGGGTTGGGGTTACGGACTTTCTCGCTGGTCGGTCCGATGACTTCTGGTCGCTCAATCCCAACTATTACCGCAAGAGTGCCGCCGAAGAAAAGTTGGAAAACGACTCTTCTTAG
- the hemL gene encoding glutamate-1-semialdehyde 2,1-aminomutase, with the protein MSRNKSHDLFARAKHLMPGGVNSPARAFGAVGGEPIVFERGEGAYLFDVDGNQYIDYIGSWGPMILGHLHPAVREALHAAVDQGTSFGAPTERENTLAELIIDIIPSVEQVRLVNSGTEATMSAIRLARGFTGRNKIVKFSGNYHGHVDSLLVAAGSAAATLGVPNSPGVTPGTAQDTIVLPYNDPDALKQLFEEQPNEIAGVIFEPVVGNMGCVPPMPGFLEAIRENCDHYGAVMIMDEVMTGFRVAAGGAQELYGIKPDLTTLGKIVGGGLPIGAYGGRADIMGHILPAGEVFQAGTLSGNPLATAAGAATLKTLKETNPYPKLDKQTKTLEDGLKAAAAAADIPAVTARVGSMLTLFFHDSPVRCWDDAATCDTARYGKFFWEMIERGVYLPCSQYEAMFISAAHSDEDIAKTIGAAEESLVALKK; encoded by the coding sequence ATGTCGCGGAATAAGAGTCACGATTTGTTTGCTCGTGCCAAGCATTTGATGCCTGGGGGGGTGAATTCGCCGGCTCGTGCGTTTGGGGCGGTCGGGGGCGAGCCGATCGTATTTGAACGGGGCGAAGGGGCCTATCTGTTCGACGTCGACGGCAACCAATACATCGACTACATCGGGTCGTGGGGGCCGATGATCTTGGGGCATCTGCATCCTGCGGTGCGCGAGGCGTTGCATGCGGCGGTCGATCAGGGGACCAGCTTTGGGGCTCCGACCGAACGGGAAAACACGCTGGCCGAACTGATCATCGACATCATCCCCTCGGTCGAACAAGTTCGCTTGGTGAACAGCGGTACCGAAGCGACGATGAGTGCGATTCGCCTGGCTCGCGGGTTCACCGGTCGCAACAAAATCGTCAAGTTCAGCGGAAACTATCATGGCCATGTCGACAGCCTGCTGGTCGCGGCCGGCAGCGCGGCGGCTACGCTCGGTGTGCCGAACTCGCCTGGCGTGACGCCTGGCACCGCCCAAGACACGATTGTTCTGCCGTACAACGACCCCGACGCTTTGAAGCAACTGTTCGAAGAACAGCCCAACGAAATTGCCGGCGTGATCTTCGAACCGGTCGTCGGCAACATGGGATGCGTGCCGCCGATGCCAGGTTTTCTGGAAGCGATCCGTGAGAATTGCGACCACTACGGCGCCGTGATGATCATGGACGAAGTGATGACCGGATTCCGCGTCGCCGCCGGGGGCGCCCAAGAGTTGTATGGTATTAAGCCCGACCTGACGACGCTGGGAAAGATTGTGGGCGGCGGTCTGCCGATCGGTGCGTATGGCGGTCGGGCCGATATCATGGGACACATTCTGCCGGCCGGCGAAGTGTTTCAAGCTGGCACGCTCAGCGGCAATCCGTTGGCTACCGCAGCCGGCGCGGCGACGCTGAAGACCCTGAAAGAAACGAACCCCTATCCGAAGCTCGACAAACAAACCAAAACTTTGGAAGATGGTTTGAAAGCCGCGGCCGCTGCAGCCGACATTCCCGCAGTGACGGCCCGCGTCGGCAGCATGCTGACGTTGTTCTTCCACGATAGCCCGGTCCGCTGCTGGGACGACGCCGCGACGTGCGACACCGCGCGTTACGGGAAGTTCTTCTGGGAGATGATCGAGCGCGGCGTCTACTTGCCGTGCAGTCAGTACGAAGCGATGTTCATCTCGGCGGCCCACTCAGATGAGGACATCGCCAAAACGATCGGCGCGGCGGAAGAATCACTCGTTGCGCTAAAGAAGTAA
- a CDS encoding SMI1/KNR4 family protein: MYESNSFAGPFNESEFAAFKNWLVDCRGEKFRFDEDYVEHLRIHHGGRAKRKYFRTQNGVLHVVGRFLNFADDSHPLAEYNVEATWSQLSDRMGDYLIPFAELFGGDFLCFNHHYYPPSIVVWYHDRSIPEEEPYCEAVTSRFGELLELLTDDE, encoded by the coding sequence ATGTACGAATCAAACTCGTTTGCAGGGCCTTTCAATGAGAGTGAGTTCGCGGCCTTTAAGAACTGGCTAGTTGACTGCAGAGGCGAGAAGTTTCGTTTTGACGAAGACTATGTTGAACATTTACGCATTCATCACGGTGGCCGTGCAAAGCGGAAGTATTTTCGCACGCAGAATGGCGTATTGCATGTCGTTGGTCGGTTTTTGAATTTTGCCGACGACTCGCATCCACTTGCAGAATACAACGTGGAAGCTACTTGGAGTCAACTTTCCGATCGAATGGGAGATTACTTGATACCATTTGCGGAGCTCTTCGGCGGAGATTTCTTATGCTTTAATCATCATTATTATCCTCCTAGTATCGTTGTCTGGTATCACGATCGATCTATTCCAGAAGAAGAACCATATTGCGAAGCCGTGACGTCGAGGTTTGGCGAGTTACTTGAACTTCTTACTGACGACGAGTGA
- a CDS encoding DUF1559 domain-containing protein, whose protein sequence is MRGRRGFTLVELLVVIAIIGILIALLLPAVQQAREAARRMQCSNNQKQIALAMHNHESTYGHFPEFISLGGGHAFSPLARLVPFAEQTAVYDLIDFEVAPRDQPDVISTHIPFFLCPSDGLVDLYPEEVGRKGTTPPQAPCNYGINLGSGVGSTYDYTKKTDGFMYSGSKVKARDVVDGLSNTVMISETLMGPIDDSTNPSARELMRLVAEGDCRRDNTNGGLDCFSPFAAGVIDSTFLSEVNSAANYQGRRCNTWFLYSSRAASLTGYLPPNSKIPDLYAHALAINGPRSNHPGGVNIARADGSVAFVAETVDLFTWHGLWSINGREVLGEY, encoded by the coding sequence ATGCGCGGACGTCGCGGTTTTACGCTGGTTGAATTGTTAGTTGTGATTGCCATTATTGGCATCCTGATCGCCCTGCTTTTGCCTGCCGTACAGCAAGCTCGAGAAGCGGCCCGGCGGATGCAATGTAGCAACAATCAAAAGCAAATTGCATTGGCGATGCACAACCATGAAAGCACCTACGGGCATTTCCCTGAGTTTATCAGTTTGGGCGGCGGTCATGCGTTTTCTCCCTTGGCTCGACTGGTTCCTTTCGCCGAGCAAACGGCCGTCTACGACTTGATCGATTTCGAGGTCGCTCCCCGCGATCAGCCTGACGTGATCTCGACACACATTCCTTTCTTCTTGTGCCCCAGCGATGGTCTCGTCGATCTCTACCCTGAAGAGGTCGGCCGCAAAGGCACCACGCCACCGCAGGCGCCTTGTAACTATGGGATTAACCTCGGTAGTGGTGTCGGTTCGACTTACGACTACACCAAGAAGACCGACGGTTTCATGTACTCGGGCTCCAAGGTAAAAGCACGCGATGTTGTCGACGGTCTTTCGAACACCGTGATGATTTCCGAGACGCTGATGGGGCCGATTGACGACAGTACGAATCCTTCTGCACGCGAATTGATGCGATTGGTGGCCGAAGGGGACTGTCGCCGCGACAACACCAATGGTGGGCTTGATTGCTTTTCACCGTTTGCCGCCGGCGTGATCGACAGTACGTTTCTATCCGAGGTGAACTCCGCGGCCAATTACCAGGGACGTCGCTGCAATACCTGGTTTCTGTATTCCAGCCGTGCTGCTTCGCTTACCGGTTATTTGCCACCCAATAGCAAGATTCCCGATCTCTATGCCCATGCGTTAGCGATCAACGGACCACGTAGTAATCATCCTGGCGGCGTCAACATTGCGCGGGCTGATGGAAGTGTGGCCTTCGTTGCCGAAACGGTTGACTTGTTCACCTGGCATGGGCTTTGGTCGATCAATGGCCGCGAAGTGCTCGGCGAATATTAA